A region from the Sphingopyxis lindanitolerans genome encodes:
- a CDS encoding peroxiredoxin, translating to MTIQTGDKLPDATFVKVTENGPEQVTTADYFKGRKVALFSVPGAFTPTCSAKHLPGFVDKADELKAKGVDEIVCTAVNDAFVMGAWSKGANATDSVTMLADGNGAFADAVGLTMDGTAFGMGKRGQRFSMIVNDGVVEQLNVEAPGEFRVSSADHMLEQL from the coding sequence ATGACGATCCAGACCGGCGACAAGCTGCCCGACGCGACCTTTGTGAAGGTTACCGAAAACGGACCCGAACAGGTGACCACCGCCGATTATTTCAAGGGCCGCAAGGTCGCGCTCTTCTCGGTTCCCGGCGCCTTCACCCCGACCTGCTCGGCCAAGCATCTGCCGGGCTTCGTCGACAAGGCCGATGAGCTCAAGGCCAAGGGCGTCGATGAAATCGTCTGCACCGCGGTCAACGACGCCTTCGTCATGGGCGCATGGAGCAAGGGCGCGAACGCCACCGACAGCGTCACCATGCTCGCCGACGGCAACGGCGCCTTCGCCGACGCGGTCGGGCTGACGATGGACGGCACCGCCTTTGGCATGGGCAAGCGCGGCCAGCGTTTTTCGATGATCGTCAACGACGGCGTCGTCGAACAGCTCAATGTCGAAGCGCCGGGCGAATTCCGCGTGTCGAGCGCGGATCATATGCTCGAACAGCTTTGA
- a CDS encoding YqgE/AlgH family protein — MRTYPLDRAATARHDGAMDSAPPFFTGQLLLALPGIGDPRFAHAVIAMISHDEEGAMGIGIADPIDGMTVGAVLDQLEIGHDGPLDQPVFLGGPVEPSRGFVIHSRDWGGEGAVQVADRWMVSSSHDILRAIGEGRGPARWLVALGYAGWSPGQLEEEMVRHGWHVTPGSDALLFETPPTNRWQAAFAEAGVDARLLTTEGGEA, encoded by the coding sequence ATGCGAACCTATCCGCTGGACCGCGCGGCGACGGCGCGGCATGATGGCGCCATGGACTCCGCCCCGCCCTTCTTCACCGGCCAGTTGCTGCTCGCGCTGCCGGGGATCGGCGATCCTCGCTTCGCGCATGCGGTGATCGCGATGATCAGCCATGACGAGGAAGGCGCGATGGGAATCGGGATCGCCGACCCGATCGACGGCATGACCGTCGGCGCGGTGCTCGACCAGCTCGAGATCGGGCATGACGGGCCGCTCGACCAGCCGGTTTTCCTTGGCGGGCCGGTCGAGCCGTCGCGCGGTTTCGTCATCCACAGCCGCGACTGGGGCGGCGAAGGCGCGGTGCAGGTTGCCGATCGCTGGATGGTGTCGAGCTCGCACGACATATTGCGCGCGATCGGCGAAGGCCGCGGTCCCGCGCGCTGGCTGGTCGCGCTCGGCTATGCCGGCTGGTCGCCGGGGCAGCTCGAGGAGGAAATGGTCCGCCACGGCTGGCATGTCACCCCCGGCAGCGACGCCCTGCTCTTTGAAACGCCGCCGACCAATCGCTGGCAGGCGGCGTTCGCCGAAGCGGGCGTGGACGCGCGCTTGCTGACCACCGAAGGCGGCGAAGCGTAA
- the ahcY gene encoding adenosylhomocysteinase produces MATLAADTRDYVIADIGLADFGRKEINIAETEMPGLMALREEFGASQPLKGARIVGSLHMTIQTAVLIETLTALGAEVRWATCNIFSTQDHAAAAIAASGVPVFAIKGESLADYWDYVGRIFDWGVDDGTTCNLILDDGGDATMFALWGAKLEAGQTMPAPENEEEIEMQRALKAFVAANPGYLTKTVKAIKGVSEETTTGVHRLYHIAKKGELPFPAINVNDSVTKSKFDNLYGCKESLVDAIRRGTDVMLAGKVATVAGFGDVGKGSAQSLRNGGARVLVTEIDPICALQAAMEGFEVVTMDEAVKRSDIFVTATGNADVITAEHMAGMKNMAIVCNIGHFDSEIQIAALANYKWTEVKPQVDLVEFPDGKQIIILSKGRLVNLGNATGHPSFVMSASFTNQTLAQIELWTRSEQYKNDVYVLPKHLDEKVAALHLDKLGVQLSKLSQKQADYIGVPVEGPFKPDHYRY; encoded by the coding sequence GTGGCTACTCTCGCCGCCGACACCCGTGACTATGTGATCGCCGACATCGGGCTTGCCGATTTCGGGCGCAAGGAAATCAACATCGCCGAAACCGAAATGCCGGGCCTGATGGCGCTGCGCGAAGAGTTCGGGGCGTCGCAGCCGCTGAAGGGCGCGCGCATCGTCGGGTCGCTGCACATGACGATCCAGACCGCGGTGCTGATCGAGACGCTGACCGCGCTCGGCGCCGAGGTGCGCTGGGCGACGTGCAATATCTTCTCGACCCAGGACCATGCCGCCGCCGCGATCGCCGCGTCGGGGGTGCCGGTGTTCGCGATCAAGGGCGAAAGCCTCGCCGATTATTGGGATTATGTCGGCCGCATCTTCGACTGGGGCGTCGACGATGGCACGACGTGCAATCTGATCCTCGACGACGGCGGCGATGCGACGATGTTCGCGCTGTGGGGCGCCAAGCTCGAAGCCGGGCAGACGATGCCTGCGCCCGAGAATGAGGAAGAGATCGAGATGCAGCGCGCGCTGAAGGCGTTCGTCGCGGCGAACCCCGGTTACCTGACCAAGACGGTCAAGGCGATCAAGGGCGTGTCGGAGGAAACGACGACCGGCGTCCACCGCCTGTACCACATCGCCAAGAAGGGCGAGTTGCCCTTCCCCGCGATCAACGTCAACGACAGCGTCACCAAGTCGAAGTTCGACAATCTTTATGGCTGCAAGGAATCGCTCGTCGACGCGATCCGCCGCGGCACCGACGTGATGCTCGCGGGCAAGGTCGCCACCGTCGCCGGCTTCGGCGACGTCGGTAAGGGCTCGGCGCAGTCGCTCCGCAACGGCGGCGCGCGCGTGCTGGTCACCGAAATCGACCCGATCTGCGCGCTGCAGGCGGCGATGGAGGGCTTCGAGGTCGTGACGATGGACGAGGCGGTCAAGCGTTCGGACATCTTCGTCACCGCGACGGGCAACGCCGACGTCATCACCGCCGAGCATATGGCGGGCATGAAGAATATGGCGATCGTCTGCAACATCGGCCATTTCGACAGCGAGATCCAGATCGCGGCGCTCGCCAATTACAAGTGGACCGAAGTGAAGCCGCAGGTCGACCTGGTCGAATTCCCCGACGGCAAGCAGATCATCATCCTGTCGAAGGGCCGCCTGGTCAATCTCGGCAACGCGACGGGCCACCCGAGCTTCGTGATGTCGGCGAGCTTCACCAACCAGACGCTCGCGCAGATCGAACTGTGGACGCGCAGCGAGCAGTATAAGAACGACGTCTATGTCCTGCCCAAGCATCTCGACGAAAAGGTCGCGGCGCTGCACCTCGACAAGCTCGGCGTGCAATTGAGCAAGCTGAGCCAGAAGCAGGCCGACTATATCGGGGTACCGGTCGAAGGCCCGTTCAAGCCCGACCATTATCGGTATTGA